The window TCTTGAAGAATATAAGTCCATAAATTATCCTGACAAAGTTCTGGGGGGATTGGCCCAACAATTTCTGACGAGCTTTAACAAAACATGGTTTTGAGAGCGAAATTGGGAAAATGGCGCAAAATCTTTCATTTTTGGAGCAGAAGCCCaagaactgaaaacaaaagttgtTTGAATAAattccaaaaatgtaaacttgATTGTTACAGCTCCACTAAGAAGTAAAGTGTAATTTCTTGTGCCTGAGTAATAGGTGGAATTTGCAACCCACAAGCCAATTCTGgtgacaaaagagaaaacagcatGTATTAAAACAGGGAAAACACCCACAAAAGGgattttcaaactttttaataatgtttctCACCTTTTTAACACCAGAACAATTTTAACTCCAGTGACCTAAAGTCGCAGTGAAGGATGCCCAGTCAAGAACGCAGTCTAAAGTTAGATTTGGCCTCTAAAGTTAGATTCAGgattcatttcaaatgaagCAAGAGCTTTGTGCACGTCAGTTGGCTTATCACTGTACTAATGTTCTCACCTTAAGAATAGAAGTGGGTTGTGCAGTGTCATGGGGGTGTGTCAAGGGTAACATTAGGTCAGCTTGTAACCCAGATTCTTTGCGGAGTCAACTTTCAACTGTATCTGAGGAGCCAGATAATCATCTCATAAAATTCAGCTCATAATATATCAGAGTAAATAATTATTGTTTGTAGGCTGCATGCAGGATCATAGCATAAACGCCCACAAATGTCTCACCACACAAACATTAAGACAATGGGAGGTGTTTCATGTCTGAAAGTCCTTGATTCAAGCAGCGTGTGTTTCTGGTGGAATTAATCCAAAGGTTTTGGATTAATTCCAATTTTTTATGCACTTAGAAGAGTAGTAATACAACTCTTCTAAGTGCATGCTGcttctttgctgctgctgtgtgcatgtgcaaaGCAATCATGAAGTGAGTTCAGACATTCAAAATTTGTTTTAACGTGTCTGTGATTGATTAATTATCAGAGAATagtaatattaaataagtaaaaatgtctCGGGAAGAGATATTCTGGTTTCACCTGATCTGCCAGGACACATTCTTCTTGAGCCCTACAGCTAGCAAAAAAGTTGGCATATAATCTTATCAATGTTTGCTATGCTGGTTAATTTATTAATAGCATGCTCTAAAATAGGCTTAACTGTTTCGGGGGACctcaaacattttaattcatgGAGTAGCTTTCCTTGGGAGACGAACATGTGCAAAGGTGCCCTCAGCCTGTGGCCTTCACACAAAGGCCTTCAAGAGAGCAAATGTTAAgggttatatatattattgtagtCCTTTGTCCATCTTTTAAAGTTAGCCACGCCAAGAAAGCACCTTGCTTAGTGGATTATGAACACAGTACAACACCAACATGACATAAAACTTAGTTCCAGTCATCTCTGTTGCTTGAATGTTCAATCAACTGTACTgtagagagaagaaaaaaaaaaaactcaaactcTGTACAACAATTACGGAGAAGTTGGCATTAGCAATGAAAAACTTAGGGAGAACACTTGAAGCCCAGTTGAAAACCGTCCTTAACAGGCCTGCAGGGATGTTTATGCCATTCCCAAAGCAGTTGATTAGTGAAAAGGTGacactttaaaaacttttacAACCAGCCATGGAGCACAACTTCTGGCCAGGTAAAAAAGAGAATCACCTTTTGTGACAATAAAAATTCTGGCTTTAGGCCCAACGCACCCTGCTGACTCATTAATATCTATATTTAAGGttcttatcatttattttaattgccaAGGCAGCACTTCGATAATTGTTGATAACAATTGTATGCCGATGACACTATTTTATATGCAAATGAATACACAACTGTATAATACTTTGCACAACAATTGGGACACAAGAAGATAACttatcttaattttttttttaggaaattaaaaaacatcaggTTTCAAAATTGAAGGCACACAGGATTTATGGTTTCTTCATGAAATATGGAAGTCTAATGAAACATAACAAGCTGTTAGCccgttttgtctttttcaaataaatcctCTGTATCCATGTTAACTTGTGGACTGAGAAGACTGCAAAGCATTTTAAATTTCATTAGTTGATTCTATAAATTACTGAACTGAGTTTGACCTGGACCATTGACTGGATCTCCATTGCTCTCCTTGACCTGAGTAAATcaagatgaaatgaaataacatatGCAAGGAATCAAGACTATTTTTATCCTGGCTATCAGACAGGTATGCTTGATATTCGACTTTGATCTGCTGGACCTAAGTACTGTTGGGAAAACGAGTCAAACATAACTTTGGTGCTGTCAACATCTTAAGAGAAATCTAAGTCACGCAACGGCTGTCAGCCAATCACGGTGTATGATAGCCTCTGCTGAGCCCCTTTGTCTGCAGGCCATCGAGTGGTTGCTACGTGAACAAGAACCGTGCCAACTGGCAGCCCGGCTCACACAAGGGCCAAGAGTGTCACAtggtctccctccctctctctcttactctctctctcttactctctctctctgttacaaAATGTGTCATAACCTTCCTGTTGCCTTCATAATCGGCCAGGTCGCTGTTATAATGCTGACATTTCTAAACGGACTGAAAAGGAGAAAGTTTACTGTCATGTTTGCACAGGAGTGGTCTTTCCTGCAGATATTTCCAGATAATATTATTCCCAGAACACAGGCCTAAATCTGAAACTCTAGTCAAGtgtaaaataaagctgctaaGTCAAAGTTAACagcaaatattacaaaaagaatacagcatttaaaatattcttgcaaatacacacacacacgtatacttATTATGTAAACGTACGTTGtcaatctgcaaagtaactagtatCTATACTGTTGCTTTCAGAAAGTGAAACAcatattagaataaaaaaatattaaaaagaaatggtATGTTGTGGaaaaatatttccttctgaaatTAGTTGATATTTAAAGCATGGCAATTAATATTTAAGTAAAGAAACTTAAAACCAACAGTTGGtttacttttaatgtaaatgtaatttacactgatttaatttaataatgtaCACTGATTTGACTTAGAATATATGAACCACTGCTTTAAAAGTGTCACAACATTTTTAGATcgtaatatgtttattttctataaataaatatacaaatgttgATCTTATTACTAATCTTTacttttaatggtttttttgCCCCCACTTTATTTAACCATGTTGTATTTCTGATTTTGCAATATGTACACATGCAGACTGGTGAGCCAGTAAAGGTCACTGCATTTTAAATGCAaggtagaaaaagagagattaaatgaaatgtgaaaagctccaaaataaatcacaaaacatgtttgtcttATGCTTACTGGCTCATACTGTATACAATATAACCACTGCTTATTTAAGATCTGTTAGTATTATCAATATCAATGATGGCCTTGATGACATGGCAGTCTACACTGGCTGTTTACTTGCCTTTTGCCCATGCTGCAACTTATGTCCTCTGTGATCCCTGCTGAAATAAATGGATAATGGTGAAACAATTACTCCTTTAATGAAGTGATTGGTGCATCAATCAGAACTGGATAGTTGAAGGCAGGAATGGACTGATAAATGTGTTATCATTTATTGCAGATTCCCAATCAGCAGCTTTTCGTTTTTGATTTTAGATAATTCCCTTTTTGTATAGTACTTGAGCAACACTGTTCtgataaacattttaagagTGTAATTGTTATTGTAATCTTCTCCctttcaaatttaatttgatttaagcTTTAAGGTAACCAAATCAAACATCTGTTGccttagtatatatatatatatattttatccttTGTTTTATATCCCAAACTTTTAACTTTGGCATTATCACATGAACACTGCATGAAATTCAGAGCTTTATCAGTTTAGATACTagttacttttatttgtttttattcttataaACCGTTTATCAGTGTTTGGAAACATTGTTAGTCTAGCTTTTTTctagcattttttgtttttctgttgaattTACTTGGTTTTAAATGCTGCTAtataaagaaacatgttttctgatgcAATCCTGAGGCAACGTTGAGGTTGATTTTAGTAACCAATAGACAGCCAGATAAGTCTGTTGTCTTTATGATCATGCAAAAGTGGCATGTTTGGTACTTTGAGTCTAAAGTCTCCCTGATGATCCAGAGGCACACAGAGGCATTGCACAGGGTGGAAAACCCTTCAGAGATCAGACAGTAACCTCTATCTGGCTCTGGTGCAATGAAAACCCCAATCCAAGGCAAGACCGTGTAATCATAGAGTTCatattgaaagaaagaaagaaatccagGACAGGAACAGGTCAACCAGATGTTTGACCTACCTGTGGACATTTCTTATTAGACTTGTTAGCACCAGCACAGATGACAACAGAGTCTGTCCCTCAGTTCAAACCTCTATGTTTTGGTTTGAAGCAGCACAGCACAGAGGCTCAAACAGGGCTTTTAACCCTCAGCCCGGTTACTAAATGATCAAAGAACTAAAGATTTTACAGGGTGAAATTAAATTCTGTTTACCCATTTCTGTCAGCTGTGATAAAACATTCCTGACTGGCCACCATTCCCAAAGTAAAGTAAACTTTGTCCCATTTGATGTTTTTAAGGATAATGTTTAACCTACCCCTTAAAAAATCAATTAAGCATTGCTTTAAAAATAGCATCCCTGTTAACAAGCATGGATGTCAGAACCACTGTGACCAAAAGAGGAAATCCAAAACCCTCAACTTTTACttattgaatataaaatgttttaatatttgggCATTAATGCAGTATGTTTTAATGAACATCTTTAAAACTAACATGTGTTTTAATTAGAGTATCAAAGACTTTTGACACCATTAATTAGGAGTAGTGCTTTCTCATATCACATTTTTAGTCTGATCTGCTTTGACTCCAAGACTGGGTTTTGGTTCACACTGACACTATTCATTATACCATTTGTACCTAATGTGTTTAAAACCCATCAGATACATCACATCAGATCAACATCGTGACACTCATTATGTAACACTGCAGAACCAATTCGAGAAATCCCAATGTAGCAATGTCAATGTGGtgcatttttcacaatttcaaaTACGTTTCTTCCCTTAAAGCTATCTCActgttgacttttattttttcaataaatgttttttttgttggtcttTAAATGTGCTTACCCAACAGAGTGTGATTATAATAAATGCCATTTACAAagtaaaattttgttttttgttactcTGTGGAAAGAAACGTCAGTCCCTGGCTTACAAAGCATAACCTTCCGAAATATATATTAGAAGTAAACTGATTTTCTATCTGTATTTTTGGggtataacataaaaaaatctactgAAAAGTATCTAAATATTCCATCATATAAGAAAAGACTGACTTGTTTCAGGACCTAGGACAATCATCTTTTTCATGAATCACACTTTTGCTTTCTACAAAGTCACTGGGACAGAAATAACCACGCTGTGAAATGGAGAATCCCAGTCATGAGGAGCCAGAGGGTTTATGCAGCACTCTGCAGTGAAGGTCATCTCCAACACCAGCAGGGGTCCATCATGTTTCATCAATAGCAGCTGAGGCAACAGACAGAGGAATCCTAACCATGAGGCCCATGCAGGCAACACTCCCCTATCAGCTGGCCAGCAGCCAGCCCAAGTTTGTGCTGATTGGTTGGCGAGAAATCCCACAGCCCTTCCATTGGCTGTTTGGAGAACCATATGATAGCTTATGCAAATTGCCTCTCTGTGGCAGTTGAAATCCCTGAGTGCTGAGCAACCCTCTGCACTGTGAGGCAGCAAGAGCAAGAGTGAGGCGGAAGAAAAGGTGGAGTGAAGACAAGCATGATATTTTAGAAAACGCCGCTACAAGTTAAAGGAACggaaaacttttaaaaagagtCTTTCTCCTTGGAGCTGCTGATTTCTTTATTCCATGAGTGCTGCAAGGTAAGGATCagaaaaatgtttggttttgtaAAAGTGACACACATCATGCTGGAACATAGAGAATATTGAACATAAAAGTTTTTTGTATGCATGATTTACACCCCAAGTCTAGTTTAGATTCTATCTGCATATTATAAAGAAGCATTATTTGTGAAATGGGGACTTTTCACAGGAACAGAAATGacaacattttgtaattttgatGTTTGCAGAAGTGACATGTTACATCAAAGCAGAACTTTTTTTTGAAGTCAGAAAGGTAAAGCCACTGTTCTAATCCCTCCCCTTATCTCTTCCCACCTCTCTCAACATACCAACTCTCTCCCTACCTCCCTCTCACACTCCCTCCCTTCTTAtcttcccctcttcctccattAGTGTGCTCAGGTCTTTCAGTCCATCTGCAATGCCTGGTCCAGTAATGCCGATGGACGTGGCTATGAGATTCTACATCAGCCACTCTCCGCCTCCTCTCCGAGGTTTCCTCAGCTCCTACGAGGAGATTCAGAGGACCAAGAATCGGGTCAACCAGTCCAACGCCCACAGCCAAAACCAGAAGCGCTACAAACCACTGCGACCATGTCTCAGCAACCTGCAGAAAGCCGTGGATGACGGCGGCTGCGTGGGCTGGAACAACAGCAAGGCCGACAAGAAGAAGGTGGTGTTCGCAGACACCAAGGGCATGTCACTAACCGCCATCCATGTCTTCTCCAAGTTTGACGATGAGCCATATCAGAACAAGCGCTGTGGGGGAATCGGCGAGTATCTGCAGTTTGACATGACGGACCTGGAAACAGCCACAATGGAGCTTAAGATCAACTCGATGCGAAGCCTGGTACTGGACTTTAAACAGCCATCAGCCGACTACTTGGATTTCCGAAATCGCCTGATTCAGAACTCTGTTTGTTTGGAGAACTGCTCGCTGCAGGAGCGCTCATTGACCGGCACCATCAAGGTGCGGAACATGGGGTTTGAGAAGTCGGTGCAGCTGCGGGCCACCTTCGACTCGTGGGCCAGCTTCACTGACGTTGAGTGCACCTTCATGAACAACGTCTACAGCTGCCAGGATTCTGACACCTTTGCATTCGTCCTTGAGCTGCCCAGCAACATCCCACCACAGAATCGTGTCGAGTTCTGCATCTGCTTCAAATCCCAGGGTCAGATCTTCTGGGACAATAACGACGGCAAGAACTACGTTCTCAAGCATGTTGGCTGTAACGGAGAGGACTTGAACATTCACATGCCCCATACTTCTGTCGAAGAGAGGAAGGGGTTAGAGCACAAAAACGGGGGTGTAAAGGTACTGGAGGTGGAATTTGATCAGTTTGGCAGCCCACGCATGTCCAGCGGACTCTTTCCTGGCTGGCAGAGCTGGGGTCAGATTGATAACCCCGTGCCTTATTGGTGAAAACATCAGAATGTTTGCTAAATGGCATTGGAAACCAGCTGTGGGTTTGAGCATAGATATGCTCTCAGCCAGGAACGAAACTGAAGCAAACAAACCTCTGCTTTTTTAGCAGCGGAAGTGTACAAACCAGACAGATACCTAACTGTAATGTGCTCAACTGACCTGCTTCCTGCTGTAACATGGTCATTTGGCCTGAGAGACCTAATGAAATGTGGTTGTAGGACAAGTAAATGGGGAAAAATCTGTCACTTTTCACATACTGCTCTTTTGCATAATATTAATGTGCCTTCTCAGAGTGCCTTCCCACTAAAATAGCGACAATTTGTACAGCCCCACTACAAATGTTAAGCCCCTTCGGAGGGCCTGATGTAATGGTT is drawn from Anoplopoma fimbria isolate UVic2021 breed Golden Eagle Sablefish chromosome 6, Afim_UVic_2022, whole genome shotgun sequence and contains these coding sequences:
- the ppp1r3ca gene encoding protein phosphatase 1, regulatory subunit 3Ca; this translates as MSAASVLRSFSPSAMPGPVMPMDVAMRFYISHSPPPLRGFLSSYEEIQRTKNRVNQSNAHSQNQKRYKPLRPCLSNLQKAVDDGGCVGWNNSKADKKKVVFADTKGMSLTAIHVFSKFDDEPYQNKRCGGIGEYLQFDMTDLETATMELKINSMRSLVLDFKQPSADYLDFRNRLIQNSVCLENCSLQERSLTGTIKVRNMGFEKSVQLRATFDSWASFTDVECTFMNNVYSCQDSDTFAFVLELPSNIPPQNRVEFCICFKSQGQIFWDNNDGKNYVLKHVGCNGEDLNIHMPHTSVEERKGLEHKNGGVKVLEVEFDQFGSPRMSSGLFPGWQSWGQIDNPVPYW